From one Deltaproteobacteria bacterium genomic stretch:
- a CDS encoding nitronate monooxygenase — translation MHPALHTPLCDLLGMPVPIVQTGMGWVATPELVAAVCNAGGFGFLAAATIPPDEVGDAIVRTRALTDRPFGVNFLMDAPGADVIAEAIVRHGVRAAGYNRAPDAKRIARLKEAGVACVPTCGHPKHAEKAEKLGADAIVVQGGEGGGHTGSVPTSLLVSQTVDRVRVPVIAAGGFRDGRGLVAALAFGAAGVAMGTRFLLTAESPVPEATKRRYLDAAVDDVIVTREIDGLPQRVVRNELVRRLEATGRVGGLALALRSALALRRETGASLRELLAAGFAMRRHERLTRSQMLMAANAPILARTAMSDGDPVHGYLPSGTVAGAIDDVPTCAELVERIVREAERTLAALAGG, via the coding sequence ATGCACCCCGCCCTCCACACGCCGCTCTGCGACCTGCTCGGGATGCCGGTGCCGATCGTGCAGACCGGCATGGGCTGGGTGGCGACGCCGGAGCTGGTGGCCGCGGTCTGCAACGCGGGCGGCTTCGGTTTCCTGGCGGCGGCGACGATCCCGCCCGACGAGGTCGGCGACGCGATCGTGCGGACGCGCGCGCTCACCGACCGGCCCTTCGGCGTGAACTTCCTGATGGACGCACCGGGCGCCGACGTGATCGCCGAGGCGATCGTGCGCCACGGCGTGCGTGCGGCGGGCTACAACCGCGCGCCCGACGCGAAGCGGATCGCGCGGCTCAAGGAGGCCGGGGTCGCCTGCGTGCCCACCTGCGGGCACCCGAAGCACGCCGAGAAGGCCGAGAAGCTCGGTGCCGACGCGATCGTCGTGCAGGGCGGGGAGGGCGGCGGGCACACCGGGAGTGTCCCGACCTCGCTGCTGGTCTCGCAGACGGTCGATCGCGTGCGGGTGCCCGTGATCGCGGCGGGCGGCTTCCGCGACGGGCGCGGGCTGGTGGCGGCGCTCGCCTTCGGCGCGGCGGGCGTCGCGATGGGCACGCGCTTCCTGCTGACCGCCGAGAGCCCCGTGCCCGAGGCGACGAAGCGGCGCTACCTCGACGCCGCGGTGGACGACGTGATCGTGACCCGCGAGATCGACGGCCTGCCCCAGCGCGTGGTGCGCAACGAGCTGGTCCGGCGCCTCGAGGCGACCGGCCGCGTGGGCGGGCTCGCGCTCGCCCTGCGCAGCGCGCTCGCCCTGCGCCGCGAGACGGGCGCCTCGCTCCGCGAGCTCCTGGCCGCCGGCTTCGCCATGCGCCGGCACGAGCGGCTCACGCGCAGCCAGATGCTGATGGCCGCCAACGCGCCGATCCTGGCCCGCACCGCCATGAGCGACGGCGACCCCGTGCACGGCTACCTGCCGTCCGGCACCGTGGCCGGCGCGATCGACGACGTGCCCACCTGCGCGGAGCTGGTGGAGCGCATCGTGCGCGAGGCGGAACGGACGCTCGCCGCGCTCGCGGGCGGCTAG
- a CDS encoding acyl-CoA/acyl-ACP dehydrogenase: protein MRFAFSDDQQLLQGAVREFLRKECTPEVVRALWADARGHAPGLWAQLAELGVLGALVPEAQGGMGLDERDLVLLLEEVGRAALPGPVAACAAVAAPLVRELGGATAERWLAALGAGRAIAVVGHPANPFVTDAHLADLLLLARGPELHAVERAAVRLVHQPASDPGRRLHGVEWEPGAGTRVASGAEAERLLAAAFDRGALAAAAQALGAADRMLELAVAYASQREQFGRPIGSFQAVQHQLADAKVRVEYARPVVYKAAWAVATGAASRPVDVSHAKLAAGEAAALAARRSLQAHGAIGYTWEQDLHLWMRRAWSLALEWGDPPLHLARVSDFVLADGAPIGPGRTFEGGS from the coding sequence GTGCGCTTCGCCTTCAGCGACGACCAGCAGCTCCTGCAGGGCGCCGTCCGCGAGTTCCTGCGCAAGGAGTGCACGCCCGAGGTCGTGCGCGCGCTGTGGGCCGACGCGCGCGGCCACGCGCCCGGCCTCTGGGCCCAGCTCGCGGAGCTCGGCGTGCTGGGCGCTCTCGTCCCCGAGGCGCAGGGCGGCATGGGGCTCGACGAGCGCGACCTGGTCCTGCTCCTCGAGGAGGTGGGGCGCGCGGCGCTCCCCGGCCCGGTGGCGGCGTGCGCGGCGGTGGCGGCGCCGCTCGTGCGCGAGCTCGGCGGCGCGACGGCCGAGCGCTGGCTCGCGGCCCTCGGCGCGGGCCGCGCGATCGCGGTCGTCGGGCACCCCGCGAACCCCTTCGTGACCGACGCGCACCTGGCCGATCTGCTGCTCCTCGCGCGCGGCCCGGAGCTCCACGCCGTCGAGCGCGCGGCGGTGCGCCTCGTGCACCAGCCGGCGAGCGACCCGGGCCGGCGGCTCCACGGCGTCGAATGGGAGCCCGGCGCGGGAACGCGCGTGGCGTCGGGCGCGGAGGCCGAGCGCCTGCTCGCCGCCGCCTTCGACCGCGGCGCGCTGGCCGCCGCGGCGCAGGCGCTCGGCGCGGCGGACCGCATGCTCGAGCTCGCGGTCGCCTACGCGAGCCAGCGCGAGCAGTTCGGGCGCCCGATCGGCTCGTTCCAGGCCGTCCAGCACCAGCTCGCCGACGCCAAGGTGCGCGTCGAGTACGCGCGGCCGGTGGTCTACAAGGCGGCCTGGGCGGTCGCGACCGGCGCGGCGAGCCGCCCGGTCGACGTCTCGCACGCGAAGCTCGCGGCCGGCGAGGCCGCCGCGCTGGCGGCGCGCCGCTCGCTCCAGGCGCACGGCGCGATCGGCTACACGTGGGAGCAGGACCTGCACCTGTGGATGCGGCGCGCGTGGTCGCTCGCGCTCGAGTGGGGAGACCCCCCGCTCCACCTGGCGCGCGTGTCGGACTTCGTCCTGGCGGACGGCGCGCCGATCGGACCCGGCCGGACCTTCGAAGGAGGATCGTGA
- a CDS encoding type II toxin-antitoxin system HicB family antitoxin, whose product MHNEFTAIIERDGDWFIAYCPEIPGANGQGRTREEARESLGGAISLILTDRREDALRGIPSDAEKDTVTIE is encoded by the coding sequence TTGCACAACGAGTTCACCGCAATCATCGAACGTGATGGCGATTGGTTCATCGCGTATTGCCCCGAGATTCCTGGAGCGAACGGTCAGGGTCGCACGCGCGAGGAGGCTCGAGAGAGTCTTGGAGGCGCGATCTCGCTGATCCTGACTGACCGAAGAGAAGACGCCCTTCGCGGAATTCCGTCGGACGCCGAAAAAGACACGGTGACGATCGAGTGA
- a CDS encoding SDR family oxidoreductase produces MTIAIDLAGRVAIVTGGARGVGRGISERLLEAGAEVVVCGRSQPEALPAMGGRRASFVAADVRETEQIARVIAFAHERFGRLDLLVNNAGGSPAAPAATASPRFSEKIVALNLMAPLHFAQQANARMQEQPEGGAIVNVASVSALRPSPGTAAYGAAKAGLLSLTRTLAMEWAPKVRVNAVAAGMIRTEQVELHYGDAAAQTRVAATVPLGRLGTPRDVADACLFLASPLASYVSGAVLLLDGGGERPPFLAAVRGD; encoded by the coding sequence GTGACGATCGCGATCGACCTCGCCGGCCGGGTCGCCATCGTGACCGGCGGCGCGCGCGGCGTCGGGCGCGGGATCAGCGAGCGCCTCCTCGAGGCCGGCGCCGAGGTCGTGGTCTGCGGGCGCAGCCAGCCCGAGGCGCTGCCCGCGATGGGTGGCCGGCGTGCGTCCTTCGTCGCGGCCGACGTCCGCGAGACGGAGCAGATCGCGCGCGTGATCGCCTTCGCGCACGAGCGCTTCGGGCGCCTCGACCTGCTCGTGAACAACGCCGGCGGCTCGCCCGCAGCGCCCGCCGCCACCGCCTCGCCCCGCTTCTCGGAGAAGATCGTGGCGCTCAACCTGATGGCGCCCCTCCACTTCGCGCAGCAGGCCAACGCGCGGATGCAGGAGCAGCCCGAAGGGGGCGCGATCGTCAACGTCGCGAGCGTGTCGGCGCTGCGGCCTTCGCCCGGCACCGCGGCCTACGGCGCCGCCAAGGCGGGGCTCCTCTCGCTCACGCGCACGCTCGCCATGGAGTGGGCGCCGAAGGTGCGCGTCAACGCCGTCGCCGCCGGGATGATCCGCACCGAGCAGGTGGAGCTCCACTACGGCGACGCCGCCGCCCAGACGCGCGTCGCCGCCACCGTGCCGCTCGGCCGCCTCGGAACCCCGCGCGACGTCGCCGACGCGTGCCTGTTCCTCGCCTCACCGCTCGCCAGCTACGTGAGCGGCGCCGTCCTCCTCCTCGACGGCGGCGGCGAGCGCCCGCCGTTCCTGGCCGCGGTGCGCGGCGACTGA
- a CDS encoding SDR family oxidoreductase, with amino-acid sequence MAGICDGRVVIVTGAGRGLGRAHALAFARAGAQVVVNDLGVENDGRGGGTGPAAEVVEEIRAAGGQAIADGADVADWEQTGRLVRAALDAFGRLDVVVNNAGFVRDRMFVSCSEEEWDAVLRVHLKGHFCLTRHACDHWRAESKAGRAVDARIVNTSSGAGLQGSVGQSAYAAAKAGIAALTLIQAVELARYGITANAIAPSARTRMTEGVFADMMKKPETGFDAMDPANVSPLVVWLGSAESRDVSGCTFEVAGGKISLADGWRTGPELDKGARWEPDEIGAAVHELRRKAVPAQKVYGT; translated from the coding sequence ATGGCGGGGATCTGCGACGGGCGCGTGGTGATCGTGACCGGTGCGGGGCGCGGCCTCGGGCGCGCCCACGCGCTCGCCTTCGCGCGCGCCGGCGCGCAGGTGGTGGTGAACGACCTCGGCGTCGAGAACGACGGGCGCGGCGGGGGCACGGGTCCGGCCGCGGAGGTGGTCGAGGAGATCCGGGCCGCCGGCGGCCAGGCGATCGCCGACGGTGCCGACGTCGCCGACTGGGAGCAGACCGGGCGGCTCGTGCGCGCCGCGCTCGACGCCTTCGGGCGCCTCGACGTGGTCGTGAACAACGCCGGCTTCGTGCGCGACCGGATGTTCGTCTCGTGCAGCGAGGAGGAGTGGGACGCGGTCCTGCGCGTGCACCTGAAGGGCCACTTCTGCCTCACGCGCCACGCCTGCGACCACTGGCGCGCCGAGTCGAAGGCGGGGCGGGCCGTGGACGCGCGGATCGTCAACACGAGCAGCGGCGCGGGGCTCCAGGGGAGCGTCGGGCAGAGCGCGTACGCGGCCGCCAAGGCGGGGATCGCGGCGCTCACCCTGATCCAGGCGGTGGAGCTCGCGCGCTACGGGATCACGGCGAACGCGATCGCGCCCTCGGCGCGTACGCGCATGACCGAGGGCGTCTTCGCCGACATGATGAAGAAGCCCGAGACGGGCTTCGACGCGATGGACCCCGCGAACGTGTCGCCGCTGGTCGTCTGGCTCGGCAGCGCCGAGTCGCGCGACGTGAGCGGCTGCACCTTCGAGGTGGCGGGCGGGAAGATCAGCCTGGCCGACGGCTGGCGCACGGGCCCCGAGCTCGACAAGGGCGCGCGCTGGGAGCCCGACGAGATCGGCGCCGCCGTGCACGAGCTGCGCCGCAAGGCCGTGCCCGCGCAGAAGGTCTACGGCACCTAG
- a CDS encoding esterase-like activity of phytase family protein, with translation MDPRCPSPRRLLLLAAALGALLAPARPGAAASITDPGFGPFAFTGGPWELSGLARVAGDQYLAVGDTGAPLVPLAIGVDPATGAVTGAAASPSVTLAGGVDLEGVAWDPSTGSVYASDEVGPAIRRHDPVSGALLSSLAIPPVFAGVRANRSFESLARDPASGALWTANEDALLSDGPVTSFAAGSVVRLQRFDAAGLPDGQWAYSADPIPGAAIGGYETSGVVDLLVLPSGELLVMERSLSSILFQARIYQVDFAGASDTSALAALAGASFAPVAKTLLWASGPTAQAANFEGLALGPRLDDGSWSLLLAADDNGSTAQALYPLRVSFVPEPGAGPLLAAALAALALRRRA, from the coding sequence ATGGACCCCCGCTGCCCTTCCCCCCGCCGGCTCCTGCTCCTCGCCGCCGCTCTCGGAGCGCTCCTTGCGCCGGCCCGGCCGGGCGCGGCGGCCTCGATCACGGACCCCGGCTTCGGGCCCTTCGCCTTCACCGGCGGCCCCTGGGAGCTCTCGGGGCTCGCCCGCGTCGCCGGCGACCAGTACCTGGCGGTCGGCGACACCGGGGCCCCGCTGGTTCCGCTCGCGATCGGCGTCGACCCGGCGACCGGCGCCGTGACCGGCGCCGCCGCGAGCCCGTCCGTCACGCTCGCGGGCGGCGTCGACCTCGAGGGCGTCGCCTGGGATCCCTCGACCGGGAGCGTCTACGCGAGCGACGAGGTCGGGCCCGCGATCCGCCGTCACGATCCGGTGTCGGGAGCCCTGCTCTCGTCGCTCGCGATCCCCCCGGTCTTCGCGGGGGTGCGCGCCAACCGCAGCTTCGAGTCGCTGGCGCGCGATCCCGCGTCCGGGGCGTTGTGGACCGCCAACGAGGACGCGCTGCTCTCCGACGGGCCCGTGACCTCGTTCGCCGCCGGCAGCGTCGTCCGCCTGCAGCGCTTCGACGCCGCCGGCCTTCCGGACGGGCAGTGGGCCTATTCCGCAGATCCCATCCCCGGCGCTGCGATCGGGGGCTACGAGACGAGCGGCGTCGTCGATCTCCTCGTGCTCCCGAGCGGGGAGCTCCTGGTGATGGAGCGCAGCCTGAGCTCGATCCTCTTCCAGGCGCGGATCTACCAGGTCGACTTCGCCGGCGCGTCCGACACGAGCGCGCTCGCCGCCCTCGCCGGCGCCTCCTTCGCGCCGGTGGCGAAGACGCTCCTCTGGGCCTCGGGCCCCACCGCCCAGGCCGCGAACTTCGAAGGCCTGGCGCTCGGCCCCCGCCTCGACGACGGGAGCTGGAGCCTGCTCCTCGCGGCCGACGACAACGGCTCGACGGCGCAGGCGCTCTACCCGCTGCGGGTGAGCTTCGTGCCGGAGCCGGGGGCCGGACCGCTGCTGGCCGCCGCCCTGGCCGCCCTGGCCCTCCGCCGCCGCGCCTGA
- a CDS encoding acyl-CoA/acyl-ACP dehydrogenase: MHFAFTEEQEELRAQARAFLAEHASSEAVRRAMASEAGYEPEVWKRLGGELGWTGVAIPEELGGAGLGMVELVALLEPMGEALLAAPFFASLCLAAPALLGAPDGAAARTWLPAIAEGRTIATLAPGAAADRSGPGADAVRWRREGGGFVLAGRAGFVLDGAAAELVIVAAESATAGGPRALFALPAATPGVERRALATMDQTRRFAALELRDVRVPAAALVGAEDEGAALLARALDLAAVALAAEQTGGAQRCLDLAVAYAKERVQFGRPIGSFQAIKHKCADLMVQVETARSAAYYAGCAAAEGHDDLARTASLAKAWCSEAYFRCAADALQVHGGVGFTWEYDVHLHLKRARSMEAWLGTPAWHRERIAGAIGLGAPA; the protein is encoded by the coding sequence ATGCACTTCGCGTTCACCGAGGAGCAGGAGGAGCTGCGCGCGCAGGCGCGCGCCTTCCTGGCCGAGCACGCCTCCTCGGAGGCGGTGCGGCGCGCGATGGCGAGCGAGGCGGGCTACGAGCCGGAGGTCTGGAAGCGCCTCGGCGGCGAGCTCGGCTGGACCGGCGTCGCGATCCCGGAGGAGCTGGGGGGCGCCGGGCTCGGCATGGTCGAGCTGGTGGCCCTGCTCGAGCCGATGGGCGAGGCGCTGCTCGCCGCGCCCTTCTTCGCCTCGCTGTGCCTGGCGGCGCCGGCGCTGCTCGGCGCGCCGGACGGCGCCGCGGCGCGCACCTGGCTGCCGGCGATCGCGGAGGGCCGGACGATCGCGACCCTCGCGCCGGGCGCCGCGGCCGATCGCAGCGGGCCGGGAGCGGATGCGGTCCGCTGGCGGCGCGAGGGCGGGGGCTTCGTGCTCGCGGGCCGCGCGGGCTTCGTGCTCGACGGCGCCGCGGCGGAGCTCGTGATCGTGGCGGCCGAGAGCGCGACGGCCGGCGGTCCGCGCGCGCTCTTCGCGCTGCCGGCCGCGACACCGGGTGTCGAGCGGCGCGCGCTCGCGACCATGGACCAGACGCGCCGCTTCGCGGCCCTCGAGCTGCGCGACGTGCGCGTCCCGGCGGCGGCGCTCGTGGGCGCCGAGGACGAGGGGGCGGCGCTCCTCGCGCGCGCGCTCGACCTCGCGGCCGTGGCGCTCGCCGCCGAGCAGACCGGCGGCGCGCAGCGCTGCCTCGACCTGGCCGTCGCCTACGCGAAGGAGCGCGTGCAGTTCGGGCGCCCGATCGGCTCCTTCCAGGCGATCAAGCACAAGTGCGCCGACCTGATGGTGCAGGTCGAGACCGCGCGCTCGGCCGCCTACTACGCCGGCTGCGCCGCCGCCGAGGGGCACGACGACCTCGCCCGCACCGCCTCGCTCGCCAAGGCCTGGTGCTCCGAGGCCTACTTCCGCTGCGCGGCCGACGCGCTCCAGGTCCACGGCGGGGTCGGCTTCACCTGGGAGTACGACGTCCACCTCCATCTCAAGCGCGCGCGCTCGATGGAGGCGTGGCTCGGGACCCCGGCCTGGCACCGCGAGCGCATCGCCGGGGCGATCGGGCTCGGAGCGCCGGCGTGA
- a CDS encoding acyl-CoA dehydrogenase, with the protein MELVYTPAQQAFRAEARAWLEANVPPAPLGSFDTAEGAAEHRAWEKRLHAGGWAMVPWPVEYGGRGADLLEWLIFEEEYYRAGAPKRINQNGIFLLGPTIMEFGTPEQKARFLPRIASSEDVWAQGWSEPNAGSDMAAIQASARRDGDHYVLRGQKTWASRGAFADWLFGMFRTDPASERHKGLSFLLVPLDTPGVTVRPIAQLDGETGFAEVFFDDARVPVANRLAGEGEGWKVAMATAGFERGLMLRSPARFQSTARRLVELCRANPATASEALREEVVRCWMDAEAYTLETYRTVSRLLAGGKIGFEASLNKIFWSELDVRMHETALRLLGHRADLLPEAPAAAGVGDWLDGYLFSLSGPIYAGTNEIQRNLIAERILGLPRSG; encoded by the coding sequence ATGGAGCTGGTCTACACCCCCGCCCAGCAGGCCTTCCGGGCCGAGGCGCGCGCCTGGCTCGAGGCCAACGTGCCGCCCGCGCCGCTCGGCAGCTTCGACACCGCCGAGGGCGCGGCCGAGCACCGCGCCTGGGAGAAGCGCCTGCACGCCGGGGGCTGGGCGATGGTGCCCTGGCCGGTCGAGTACGGCGGCCGCGGCGCGGACCTCCTCGAGTGGCTGATCTTCGAGGAGGAGTACTACCGGGCGGGCGCCCCGAAGCGGATCAACCAGAACGGGATCTTCCTGCTCGGCCCGACGATCATGGAGTTCGGCACGCCCGAGCAGAAGGCGCGCTTCCTGCCCCGGATCGCCTCCAGCGAGGACGTCTGGGCCCAGGGCTGGTCGGAGCCCAACGCGGGCTCCGACATGGCCGCGATCCAGGCGAGCGCGCGCCGCGACGGCGACCACTACGTCCTGCGCGGCCAGAAGACCTGGGCCTCGCGCGGCGCCTTCGCCGACTGGCTCTTCGGGATGTTCCGCACCGACCCGGCGAGCGAGCGCCACAAGGGCCTCTCCTTCCTGCTCGTGCCCCTCGACACCCCCGGCGTGACGGTGCGCCCGATCGCGCAGCTCGACGGCGAGACCGGCTTCGCCGAGGTGTTCTTCGACGACGCCCGCGTGCCGGTGGCGAACCGGCTGGCCGGCGAGGGCGAGGGCTGGAAGGTGGCGATGGCGACCGCCGGCTTCGAGCGCGGGCTCATGCTGCGCAGCCCCGCGCGCTTCCAGAGCACCGCGCGCCGGCTCGTCGAGCTGTGCCGCGCGAACCCCGCGACGGCCAGCGAGGCGCTGCGCGAGGAGGTCGTGCGCTGCTGGATGGACGCCGAGGCCTACACGCTCGAGACCTACCGCACGGTGTCGCGGCTGCTCGCGGGCGGGAAGATCGGCTTCGAGGCGAGCCTCAACAAGATCTTCTGGTCCGAGCTCGACGTGCGCATGCACGAGACCGCCCTGCGCCTGCTCGGCCATCGCGCGGACCTGCTCCCGGAGGCGCCCGCCGCCGCGGGCGTCGGGGACTGGCTCGACGGCTATCTCTTCTCGCTCTCGGGGCCGATCTACGCCGGCACCAACGAGATCCAGCGCAACCTGATCGCCGAGCGCATCCTCGGCCTGCCGCGGAGCGGCTGA
- a CDS encoding addiction module toxin, HicA family has protein sequence MNRGALLRHLRRHGCFLKREGAAHSLWCNPATGVVEAVPRHTEIANRLARKICRSLSVPEIGG, from the coding sequence GTGAACCGGGGTGCCCTCCTTCGGCACCTTCGACGGCACGGCTGCTTCTTGAAGCGCGAGGGAGCCGCGCACTCGCTTTGGTGCAATCCAGCGACCGGAGTCGTCGAGGCCGTTCCGCGCCACACCGAGATCGCGAATCGATTGGCGCGAAAGATCTGCCGAAGCCTCTCCGTCCCGGAAATCGGTGGCTAG
- a CDS encoding enoyl-CoA hydratase family protein, protein MSIEVQVEDGIALLLLNHPPVNALDSRGWATLAETVAGLGRDEAVRVVVIAAEGRGFCAGVDVKELAADGTKIVAVNRGCYDAFAAIYDCAVPVISAVHGFCLGGGIGIAGASDVVIASEDASFGLPEIDRGALGAATHLMRLFGMQKTRRMLYTGEPIPAAEAYRCGGLEAVVPRAGLRAAARALAAKIAGKSPKAMRLAKWSLNGIETLDIKKSYRFEQGFTLELYTSPDSQEARDAFVEKREAKFEPPR, encoded by the coding sequence GTGTCGATCGAGGTCCAGGTCGAGGACGGCATCGCCCTGCTGCTCCTGAACCACCCGCCGGTCAACGCCCTCGACTCGCGCGGCTGGGCGACGCTCGCCGAGACGGTGGCCGGGCTCGGCCGCGACGAGGCGGTCCGGGTGGTGGTGATCGCCGCCGAGGGGCGCGGCTTCTGCGCGGGCGTCGACGTGAAGGAGCTGGCGGCCGACGGCACGAAGATCGTCGCCGTGAACCGCGGCTGCTACGACGCCTTCGCCGCCATCTACGACTGCGCGGTGCCGGTGATCAGCGCGGTGCACGGCTTCTGCCTGGGCGGCGGGATCGGGATCGCGGGCGCCTCGGACGTGGTGATCGCCTCGGAGGACGCGAGCTTCGGGCTCCCCGAGATCGACCGCGGCGCGCTCGGCGCGGCCACCCACCTGATGCGCCTCTTCGGCATGCAGAAGACCCGGCGCATGCTCTACACCGGCGAGCCGATCCCGGCCGCCGAGGCCTACCGCTGCGGCGGGCTCGAGGCCGTGGTGCCGCGCGCCGGGCTGCGCGCGGCCGCCCGCGCGCTCGCGGCGAAGATCGCCGGCAAGAGCCCGAAGGCGATGCGGCTCGCCAAGTGGTCGCTGAACGGCATCGAGACCCTCGACATCAAGAAGAGCTACCGCTTCGAGCAGGGCTTCACGCTCGAGCTCTACACCTCGCCGGACTCGCAGGAGGCGCGCGACGCCTTCGTCGAGAAGCGCGAGGCGAAGTTCGAGCCCCCGCGCTGA
- a CDS encoding class I SAM-dependent methyltransferase, translating into MELYDSIGHRYGERRRQDPRIAERITWALGRSESVVNVGAGTGSYEPRDRKLIAVEPSMVMIRQRSPDASPAMRASATNLPFRDESFDASLAVLTLHHWPDLSHGIDELRRVARRTVVILTFDTSVGGFWLTDYFPEILEVDRRTMPSLSAVQQHLGTSRVFDVPIPHDCTDGFLGAYWRRPHAYLDAGVRSAISVFSRIESLEPGLSKLRADLESGAWRRRYGHALDRSELDLGYRLVVA; encoded by the coding sequence ATGGAACTCTACGACTCGATCGGCCACCGGTATGGCGAACGGCGGAGGCAAGACCCTCGGATCGCCGAGCGAATCACCTGGGCCCTGGGGAGGTCCGAGAGCGTCGTGAACGTCGGCGCAGGCACGGGCTCCTACGAGCCGCGCGACCGCAAGCTCATCGCGGTAGAGCCATCCATGGTGATGATTCGCCAGCGGTCCCCCGATGCGTCGCCAGCGATGCGTGCCTCAGCAACGAACCTCCCCTTCCGTGACGAGAGCTTCGACGCGTCGCTTGCGGTCCTCACACTCCACCATTGGCCCGACCTCTCGCACGGCATCGACGAACTGCGCCGCGTTGCCCGGAGGACCGTCGTCATCCTCACTTTCGACACGTCCGTGGGTGGTTTCTGGCTCACGGACTACTTCCCCGAGATCTTGGAGGTGGATCGCCGTACGATGCCGTCGCTGTCGGCAGTCCAGCAGCATCTCGGCACGTCGAGGGTCTTCGATGTTCCCATTCCGCATGACTGCACGGACGGCTTTCTCGGAGCGTACTGGCGGCGTCCGCATGCATATCTCGACGCTGGCGTTCGATCGGCGATCTCGGTCTTCTCCCGGATCGAAAGCCTGGAACCCGGCCTCTCCAAGCTTCGAGCGGATCTCGAGTCGGGTGCTTGGCGCCGTCGATACGGCCACGCCCTCGATCGCTCTGAGCTCGATCTGGGGTATCGCCTGGTGGTTGCGTAG
- a CDS encoding acetyl-CoA C-acetyltransferase, translated as MAEAYIIDAVRTPVGKRGGGLSQVHSADLGAHVLRALMARTGVDPGAVEDVVFGCCDTIGPQSGDIARTCWLAAGLPEHVPGVTIDRQCGSSQQALHFAAQGVLSGTADLIVAGGVQNMSAIPISSAMTLAQPLGFPDPFSTSQGWVARYGPGEVSQFSGAEKIAEKWGITREDMEAFALESHQRAIRATDEGRFGNEIVPLGDVRADEGPRRDTSLERMAKLQPLSPGGRLTAAVSSQISDGASAMLVASERALKTHGLRPRARVHHISVRADDPILMLTAPIPATRYALEKTGMKISDMDAIEINEAFASVVLAWQKELDPDMARVNPNGGAIALGHPIGATGTRLMATLLNELERTGGRYGLQTMCEGGGQANVTILERLG; from the coding sequence ATGGCGGAGGCGTACATCATCGACGCGGTGCGGACGCCGGTCGGCAAGCGCGGCGGCGGGCTCTCGCAGGTCCACTCCGCCGACCTCGGCGCGCACGTGCTCCGGGCCCTGATGGCCCGCACGGGCGTGGACCCCGGCGCCGTCGAGGACGTGGTCTTCGGCTGCTGCGACACGATCGGGCCCCAGTCGGGCGACATCGCGCGCACCTGCTGGCTCGCGGCCGGGCTGCCCGAGCACGTGCCCGGCGTCACGATCGACCGCCAGTGCGGCTCCTCGCAGCAGGCGCTGCACTTCGCCGCGCAGGGCGTGCTGAGCGGCACCGCCGACCTGATCGTGGCCGGCGGCGTGCAGAACATGAGCGCGATCCCGATCTCCTCGGCGATGACCCTCGCCCAGCCGCTCGGCTTCCCGGACCCCTTCTCGACCTCGCAGGGCTGGGTGGCCCGCTACGGCCCGGGTGAGGTGTCGCAGTTCAGCGGCGCCGAGAAGATCGCCGAGAAGTGGGGCATCACGCGCGAGGACATGGAGGCCTTCGCCCTCGAGAGCCACCAGCGCGCGATCCGCGCGACCGACGAGGGCCGTTTCGGGAACGAGATCGTCCCGCTCGGCGACGTGCGCGCCGACGAAGGCCCGCGCCGCGACACGAGCCTCGAGCGGATGGCGAAGCTCCAGCCGCTCTCGCCCGGCGGGCGGCTCACGGCCGCGGTGTCGAGCCAGATCTCGGACGGCGCCTCGGCGATGCTGGTGGCGAGCGAGCGCGCGCTGAAGACCCACGGCCTGCGCCCGCGGGCGCGCGTGCATCACATCAGCGTGCGCGCCGACGACCCCATCCTCATGCTGACCGCGCCGATCCCGGCGACCCGCTACGCCCTCGAGAAGACCGGCATGAAGATCAGCGACATGGACGCCATCGAGATCAACGAGGCCTTCGCGTCGGTGGTGCTCGCCTGGCAGAAGGAGCTCGATCCCGACATGGCGCGCGTGAACCCGAACGGCGGCGCGATCGCGCTCGGCCACCCGATCGGCGCGACCGGCACGCGCCTCATGGCGACCCTGCTGAACGAGCTCGAGCGCACCGGAGGCCGCTACGGCCTCCAGACCATGTGCGAGGGCGGCGGCCAGGCGAACGTCACGATCCTGGAGCGGCTCGGCTGA